A window from Solanum stenotomum isolate F172 chromosome 5, ASM1918654v1, whole genome shotgun sequence encodes these proteins:
- the LOC125865836 gene encoding uncharacterized protein LOC125865836 — protein sequence MAFAYNAQAFPLLALLFSSMFAIGLANYDFNWGSRTWNKTNFPYTHPPNATHTSNRFIVGGSENWHYGFNYMDWARNNTPFFVNDTLVFKYDPPNANGTGFPHNVYLFSNYWSFIKCDFRKAKRIADPSEGAGEGFEFVLKKMQTYYFGCGEHKGIHCKTGNMKFAVMPLKHWRF from the exons ATGGCTTTTGCTTATAATGCACAAGCATTTCCCTTACTTGCATTATTGTTCTCATCCATGTTTGCCATTGGTCTAGCCAACTATGACTTCAATTGGGGCTCTAGAACATGGAACAAAACCAATTTCCCTTATACTCATCCACCAAATGCTACTCACACCTCCAATAGATTCATCGTTGGAGGTTCGGAAAATTGGCATTATGGCTTCAACTACATGGATTGGGCTCGAAATAACACTCCTTTCTTTGTTAATGACACCTTAG TGTTCAAGTATGATCCACCAAATGCAAATGGTACCGGATTTCCACATAATGTTTACTTATTCTCAAACTATTGGAGCTTTATTAAGTGCGACTTTAGAAAGGCTAAAAGAATAGCGGATCCAAGTGAGGGTGCAGGGGAAGGATTTGAATTTGTGTTGAAGAAAATGCAGACTTACTATTTTGGTTGTGGAGAACACAAAGGCATCCATTGCAAGACTGGAAACATGAAGTTTGCTGTGATGCCTCTCAAACATTGGCGTTTTTGA
- the LOC125865936 gene encoding uncharacterized protein LOC125865936 has protein sequence MAFAYNAQAFPLLALLFSSMFAIGLANYDFNWGSRTWNKTNFTHPPNATQTSNRFIVGGSENWHYGFNYMDWARNNTPFFVNDTLVFKYDPPNVNATGFPHSVYLFPNYWSFIKCDFKKAKRIADPSEGAGEGFEFVLKKMQTYYFACGEHKGIHCKTGNMKFAVMPLKHWRF, from the exons ATGGCTTTTGCTTATAATGCACAAGCATTTCCCTTACTTGCATTATTGTTCTCATCCATGTTTGCGATTGGTCTAGCCAATTATGACTTCAATTGGGGTTCTAGAACATGGAACAAAACCAATTTCACTCATCCACCAAATGCTACTCAGACCTCCAATAGATTCATCGTTGGAGGTTCGGAAAATTGGCATTATGGCTTCAACTACATGGATTGGGCTCGAAACAATACTCCTTTCTTTGTTAACGACACCTTAG TGTTCAAGTATGATCCACCAAATGTAAATGCTACTGGATTTCCACATAGTGTTTACTTATTCCCAAACTATTGGAGCTTTATTAAATGTGACTTCAAAAAGGCTAAAAGAATAGCGGATCCAAGTGAGGGTGCAGGGGAAGGATTTGAATTTGTGTTGAAGAAAATGCAGACTTACTATTTTGCTTGTGGAGAACATAAAGGAATCCATTGCAAGACTGGAAACATGAAGTTTGCTGTGATGCCTCTCAAACATTGGCGTTTCTAA